Genomic window (Shewanella psychropiezotolerans):
TTCAGCGTCCTGGTGGCCGTACTGATTCGGCTGGTGGACGCCGCGCTCAAGCAACCGAGCTTGCACGTAGTGGTATGGCATTAGGTTTAGCTGGTTTGTTTATTGAAGCACACCCGGATCCTGATAATGCTAAATGTGATGGACCATGTGCATTACCGCTGAATCAACTAGAAAACTACCTGAATCAGATGAAGGCTGTGGATGACCTAGTTAAGTCTTTCGATGCGATTGATACCAGTAAATAGTACTGGCCAACGGGTTATCGTAAAAGCCTCGGTCATTGACCGGGGCTTTTTTGTAGGTGGTTTTTACTCGGGATTAAGCTTGATTACAGATTGTGTCTGTATCCTACTTTAAAAAAGTCGCGTCTGTCTTTTACTGCAAAGAGCCTGAGCGCGTCAATAACAAAACAGAGGATGATGAACTATGGCAAATGAACAGATTGCCTCGGGTAAGCTTGGGCGGATTTTAGATGGTATCGAAAGGGTCGGTAATAAATTACCTGATCCGGCCATGTTATTTCTTATTTTACTTTTTGCGGTATGGGGATTATCAGCGCTACTGTCAGGAGTGAGTTTCGAGGCAATAGATCCTAGAACCAGTTCACCGATAGAAGTAAAAAACCTACTCAGTGCAGATGCGTTAACTCATTTCTTAACTAGCATGGTAACCACATTTACCGCCTTTGCACCCTTGGGGGTTGTGCTGGTTGCTATGTTAGGTGTGGGGGTTGCTGAGAATTCAGGTTTTATCAATACCGCGCTTAAAAAGATGCTTAAAGTGACACCGCTTAAGTTTCTTACTCCTGCTGTGGTTTTAGTGGGAATTATTTCTCATACTGCAACTGATGCAGGTTATGTGGTGGTTATCCCACTGGCTGGGGTGATTTTCTTTACCGTTGGTCGTCATCCACTAGCGGGTATTGCAGCAGCGTTCGCTGGTGTTTCTGGCGGTTTTTGCGCAAACTTTATTCCGTCAGGTATCGATCCACTGCTACAAAGCTTTACGCAATCGGCTGCGCAAATAGTCGATCCAGATATTCAAATTAATCCGTTGAATAACTGGTTCTTCGCGGCTTCCTCATGTATTCCTATTGTCTTAGTGATCTGGTACTTAACCGATAAGGTACTAGAGCCAAGGCTGAACCGCACCCACAAGGTGAATACTGAAGAGGTCGATGTGCCTTCTATGGAAGAAAGTACGCCTAAAGAGGAGAAAGCGTTTCGCGTAGCAAGTTTAGTCATGTTAGCAGCGATTATTGGTTTTTTCTCTCTTACTATTTCTGAAACTTCAACACTTAGAGATGCCAATGGCTCGTTAACCAGTTTCAGCGCCCCCTTGATGCAATCAATCGTGCCATTGATCTTCATCTTCTTCGTTATTCCTGGTGTGGTATATGGTTATATGACCGGTACCTTTAAAAACTCCAGTGATGTGGTTCAAGCCATGTCCAAATCTATGAGCGGTATGGCTCACTACATTGTGATGGCATTTTTCTGTGCTCAGTTTGTTGCGGCGTTTTCTGCATCCAATCTTGGGGCCTTGATTGCGGTAGAAGGAGCAAGTGGACTACAAGCGATGAACTTGCCTGCTGAGGTGACCGTTATAGGCATGATCATGCTAGTGGCGTTTGTGAACTTGTTTGTAGGGTCGTCATCGGCTAAATGGGCCTTGATCGGTCCGGTCTTAGTGCCTATGTTGATGCAGCTAAACATTAGCCCAGATCTCTCCCAAGCAGCCTATCGAGTCGGGGATTCCAGCTCAAATATCATTACCCCATTAATGCCTTATTTCCCACTTGTGGTGGTCTATTGTCAGCGTTATGTGAAAAACATAGGAATAGGTACCTTAATATCTATGATGTTGCCGTTTAGCTTATGTTTACTGGCGCTGTGGAGTAGCTGGTTATTGATTTACTGGTCGATCGGTCTGCCGCTAGGCTTGGGGGCCAGCTACACCTATTAAGCTGTGCATTCTCTGGTAAGCTAGCAATCATATTAAGCCTCGAACTTTTCGGGGCTTTTTTATGCAGATTATTCATTGTAGTCATAGTGAGTATATTTAACTTTCCCTGCTCTGATATCGCCTGTTGTTCATCTATGGGATATGCTTAGCCCCCTTTTTATTGTTTGTAAGAAGTAGTCGTACCCTATGTGGATCTTCTTTACCTTTCTCGCCGCCTGTATGCAGGCTTGGCGTAATGCATTTCAGAGTCAACTTAGCAAAGAGGTTAAGGTCGCCGGTGTCACCTTGGCACGCTTCCTGTGGGCAGGTCCCATAGCCGCACTCTATCTCGGCTGCCTGTATTTTTGGCAACCGGTGGGTATGCCTGAAATATCGCTTCAGTTCAGCCTATACGTGCTTGGTGCTTCAGCTGTGCAGATATTGGCAACGGTATTACTGGTGCAGCTGTTTAAACTTAAAAATTTCGCTGTTGGAGCCGGGCTTGCCAAGAGTGAGGCGCTTGTCGCTGCCGTGTTAGGCGTGTTGTTTTTTGGCACTCAGCTTACCGATTTAGGCTGGCTCGGTGTGCTA
Coding sequences:
- a CDS encoding AbgT family transporter produces the protein MANEQIASGKLGRILDGIERVGNKLPDPAMLFLILLFAVWGLSALLSGVSFEAIDPRTSSPIEVKNLLSADALTHFLTSMVTTFTAFAPLGVVLVAMLGVGVAENSGFINTALKKMLKVTPLKFLTPAVVLVGIISHTATDAGYVVVIPLAGVIFFTVGRHPLAGIAAAFAGVSGGFCANFIPSGIDPLLQSFTQSAAQIVDPDIQINPLNNWFFAASSCIPIVLVIWYLTDKVLEPRLNRTHKVNTEEVDVPSMEESTPKEEKAFRVASLVMLAAIIGFFSLTISETSTLRDANGSLTSFSAPLMQSIVPLIFIFFVIPGVVYGYMTGTFKNSSDVVQAMSKSMSGMAHYIVMAFFCAQFVAAFSASNLGALIAVEGASGLQAMNLPAEVTVIGMIMLVAFVNLFVGSSSAKWALIGPVLVPMLMQLNISPDLSQAAYRVGDSSSNIITPLMPYFPLVVVYCQRYVKNIGIGTLISMMLPFSLCLLALWSSWLLIYWSIGLPLGLGASYTY